A window of the Cystobacter fuscus genome harbors these coding sequences:
- a CDS encoding pentapeptide repeat-containing protein, producing the protein MPKAPTIEQLLQNGSADWNRLRKAGKVPTEHTGATFSQLFSANADLSGLGLVGSEWERCDLSKMNFRDADLSNAYFHGGRMQDCDFRGANLEGATFEKLKLLRCDFTGAQGLEEADFDDVDMDRVVGLDGQEAPPPPPPPVQGITAFTREQRDKVMGPGAVLGLPSAEAPAEGELPPFRPQDNPGQLFFRALKRLGAPPVWVLDVPGLRPLIPTRLPPGSSLETLYRESVKTRLENKKPSADPAAVERAQRSLRMGSKDANIAAMYLREVGVVPAFRFSAAKVLKEALREELQVDDLTGTVDPRTTGALLELRLPQEVVEHTHDVRRRHAATQLYTSLLEAGFNPENNWDEALESADAAMELAQLATGDDRQALLEGFQVFAALPEEARLRRLAYLAEALGHLELLGRLPEGMEPAWLTGPETRECHDREMTYVQSLRAEDIPKKVPALGKSELGVPEGEVPEESDEDLFVHLRCDVCGKEKLIVQSPGEA; encoded by the coding sequence ATGCCGAAAGCCCCCACGATTGAACAGCTCCTGCAGAACGGAAGCGCGGACTGGAACCGCCTGCGCAAGGCCGGCAAGGTGCCAACCGAGCACACGGGAGCGACCTTCTCGCAGCTCTTCTCCGCCAACGCCGACCTGTCGGGCCTCGGGCTGGTGGGCAGCGAGTGGGAGCGCTGCGACCTGTCCAAGATGAACTTCCGGGACGCGGACCTCTCCAACGCCTACTTCCACGGAGGTCGCATGCAGGACTGTGACTTCCGCGGTGCCAACCTGGAAGGCGCCACCTTCGAGAAGCTCAAGCTCCTGCGCTGCGACTTCACCGGCGCCCAGGGCCTGGAGGAGGCGGACTTCGACGACGTGGACATGGACCGCGTCGTCGGCCTGGATGGTCAGGAAGCGCCCCCGCCCCCTCCCCCGCCCGTCCAGGGCATCACCGCCTTCACCCGCGAGCAGCGCGACAAGGTGATGGGACCGGGAGCGGTGCTGGGCCTGCCCTCCGCGGAGGCCCCCGCCGAGGGCGAGCTGCCCCCCTTCCGGCCCCAGGACAACCCCGGCCAGCTCTTCTTCCGCGCCCTCAAGCGGCTGGGGGCCCCGCCGGTGTGGGTGCTCGACGTGCCCGGCCTGCGCCCCCTCATCCCCACGCGCCTGCCGCCGGGCAGTTCCCTGGAGACGCTCTACCGCGAGTCGGTGAAGACGCGTCTGGAGAACAAGAAGCCCTCGGCGGATCCGGCCGCCGTGGAGCGCGCCCAGCGCTCGCTGCGCATGGGCTCCAAGGACGCCAACATCGCCGCCATGTACCTGCGCGAGGTGGGTGTGGTGCCCGCCTTCCGCTTCTCCGCGGCCAAGGTGCTCAAGGAGGCCCTGCGCGAGGAGCTCCAGGTGGATGACCTCACCGGCACGGTGGACCCGCGCACCACGGGCGCCCTGCTGGAGCTGCGCCTGCCCCAGGAAGTGGTGGAGCACACCCACGACGTGCGCCGCCGCCACGCCGCCACCCAGCTCTACACCTCCCTGCTCGAGGCCGGCTTCAACCCGGAGAACAACTGGGACGAGGCGCTCGAGTCGGCCGACGCCGCCATGGAGCTGGCACAGCTGGCCACCGGGGACGACCGGCAGGCCCTGCTCGAGGGCTTCCAGGTGTTCGCCGCCCTCCCCGAGGAGGCCCGGCTGCGGCGCCTGGCCTACCTCGCCGAGGCCCTGGGCCACCTGGAGCTGCTCGGAAGGCTGCCCGAGGGCATGGAGCCCGCGTGGCTCACCGGCCCCGAGACGCGCGAGTGTCACGACCGGGAGATGACCTACGTGCAGTCGCTGCGCGCCGAGGACATCCCCAAGAAGGTGCCCGCGCTGGGCAAGAGCGAGCTGGGCGTGCCCGAGGGCGAGGTGCCCGAGGAGAGCGACGAGGATCTCTTCGTCCACCTGCGCTGTGACGTGTGCGGCAAGGAGAAGCTCATCGTCCAGTCACCCGGCGAGGCGTGA
- a CDS encoding MBL fold metallo-hydrolase has product MSVELRRNGLQLAGTPLFLDATRKTPLSFVSHAHADHIARHERTIATAATLRFMAHRLGKVAAPLPAPYGRPFDLGPLSLELLPAGHVLGSAQLRIIREDGKRIVFTGDLNLEPSLTAEPAQVAECDLLIIESTFGHPRYAFPPREEVLGEVESWVRRHLERGAVPVLLGYSLGKSQEAMKYLSGRGFSLVAHESIHEVAVLYGELGVPIERMRRFDGRVEPGEVLFFPPHLARNGALAPFWPRATAVLTGWALDGPGTARRYGADVAFPVSDHADCASLVRYAKATGARDILTHHGFAEELAEVLRGEGLDARALGQPRQLALL; this is encoded by the coding sequence ATGAGCGTCGAACTGCGAAGGAATGGGTTGCAACTGGCCGGAACGCCCCTGTTCCTGGACGCCACCCGGAAGACGCCGCTGTCCTTCGTGAGTCACGCGCACGCGGACCACATCGCCCGGCACGAGCGCACCATCGCCACGGCCGCCACGCTGCGCTTCATGGCGCACCGCCTGGGCAAGGTCGCCGCGCCGCTGCCCGCGCCCTATGGTCGCCCCTTCGACCTGGGCCCGCTCTCGCTCGAGCTCCTGCCCGCAGGCCACGTGCTCGGCAGCGCCCAACTGCGCATCATCCGCGAGGACGGCAAGCGCATCGTCTTCACGGGGGACCTGAACCTCGAGCCCTCCCTCACCGCCGAGCCCGCCCAGGTGGCCGAGTGCGATCTGCTCATCATCGAGTCCACCTTCGGGCACCCGCGCTACGCCTTTCCGCCGCGCGAGGAGGTGCTCGGGGAGGTGGAGTCCTGGGTGCGCCGCCACCTGGAGCGTGGCGCGGTGCCGGTGCTCCTGGGCTATTCACTGGGCAAGAGCCAGGAGGCGATGAAGTACCTGTCGGGCCGGGGCTTCTCGCTCGTGGCGCATGAGTCCATCCACGAGGTGGCCGTGCTCTATGGCGAGCTGGGGGTGCCCATCGAGCGCATGCGCCGCTTCGATGGCCGGGTGGAGCCGGGCGAGGTGCTCTTCTTCCCACCGCACCTGGCTCGCAACGGGGCGCTCGCGCCCTTCTGGCCCCGGGCCACCGCCGTGCTCACCGGCTGGGCGCTGGATGGACCGGGGACCGCGCGGCGCTACGGCGCGGACGTGGCCTTCCCGGTGTCCGACCACGCCGACTGCGCGTCCCTGGTGCGCTATGCCAAGGCCACCGGCGCCCGCGACATCCTCACCCACCACGGCTTCGCCGAGGAACTGGCCGAGGTGTTGCGCGGGGAGGGGTTGGACGCGCGAGCGCTCGGGCAGCCCCGGCAGCTCGCGCTCCTGTAG
- a CDS encoding PAS domain-containing protein → MPQVADFIENNRDLLVRRFLEEAGKLESARGLKPHQLIDTIPEYLATLATISRQGHRGDPEATKRRLEETHIGLRLRSGYNQEETTSEYVLLGRLISSLWEHLPQREQPPYPDKALLFTELQEAMNQVIVTFSGYSLEDQQREKLFLRRLEAIASELFETPETPVPLHERMHALVEVVQQAVNADAAALLLAHPDTTRLLPTMYTGRWSGQVDAEPVEDPESFVGRLAASEEPLTLADATDAHVPLAEGIRRSGLRSLLGLRLWSHGKLLGVLYLGVAETRIFQPQTRRYLETLVEYLSGIIEKALLLQRLRASNERLRASETFHRMATEAISDALWDWNLLTDSLAWSPSVQTLFGYSPQQLGPHISGWSDNIHPEERERILHSVHEAIDGGGTRWKSEYRFRHQNGDYVHVTDHGLIERDARGKAVRMVGAMQDITARKMASAAIQESEERLRVAAWAAELGTWDLQPVTGVLRWDERAKRLFGLPPETHMTYELFLSRLHPEDRERTKALVQRALAGENGGEYRTEYRTLTRGPTGEHRWIRSAGRAIFEGKQAVRFIGVLQDVSDRKRQEQQARTRAEFEEQLIGIVSHDLRNPLNAIALSVAALLRHDDLSERQAKGIARIQAAAERATRMIRDLLDFTRARLGGGIPLQRGSCDFHALTQQVVEEVRLAHPERDVHHEGSGLGKGEWDGDRLAQVITNLVNNALAYSPPGTPVRVETRGEDGAVLLRVHNMGDPIPPELLPRLFEPLTRGKEKAGTASRSIGLGLYIVHHIVNAHGGRVEVHSSVEEGTTFTVRLPRG, encoded by the coding sequence ATGCCCCAGGTGGCCGACTTCATCGAGAACAACCGCGACCTGCTCGTCCGGCGCTTCCTGGAAGAGGCGGGCAAGCTGGAGTCGGCCCGGGGGCTCAAGCCCCACCAGCTCATCGACACCATCCCCGAGTACCTCGCGACACTCGCCACCATCTCCCGCCAGGGCCACCGGGGAGACCCCGAGGCGACCAAGCGGCGTCTGGAGGAGACGCATATCGGCCTGCGCCTGCGCTCCGGCTACAACCAGGAGGAGACGACGAGCGAGTACGTCCTCCTGGGACGCCTCATCTCCTCGCTCTGGGAGCACCTGCCCCAGCGCGAGCAGCCCCCCTACCCGGACAAGGCGCTCCTGTTCACCGAGCTCCAGGAGGCGATGAACCAGGTCATCGTCACCTTCAGTGGCTACAGCCTGGAGGACCAGCAGCGGGAGAAGCTCTTTCTTCGCCGCCTCGAGGCGATCGCCTCGGAGCTCTTCGAGACTCCCGAGACCCCCGTGCCCCTCCACGAGCGGATGCACGCCCTGGTCGAGGTCGTCCAGCAAGCGGTGAACGCGGACGCGGCCGCGCTCCTGCTCGCGCACCCGGACACCACGAGACTCCTGCCCACCATGTACACGGGCCGATGGAGCGGCCAGGTCGACGCCGAGCCCGTGGAGGATCCGGAGTCCTTCGTGGGCCGGCTGGCGGCCTCGGAGGAACCCCTCACCCTGGCGGACGCGACGGACGCCCATGTCCCCCTCGCCGAGGGCATCCGCCGCAGTGGCCTGCGCTCGCTGCTGGGCTTGCGGCTGTGGTCCCACGGCAAGCTGCTCGGGGTGCTGTACCTCGGCGTCGCCGAGACGCGGATCTTCCAGCCCCAGACCCGGCGCTACCTCGAGACACTGGTGGAGTACCTCTCCGGCATCATCGAGAAGGCGCTCCTGCTCCAGCGGCTGCGCGCGAGCAACGAGCGGCTGCGCGCCTCCGAGACGTTCCACCGGATGGCGACCGAGGCCATCAGTGATGCCCTCTGGGACTGGAACCTGCTGACGGACTCCCTCGCCTGGAGCCCCAGTGTCCAGACGCTCTTCGGGTACAGCCCGCAACAGCTCGGCCCGCACATCTCCGGCTGGTCCGACAACATCCACCCCGAGGAGCGCGAGCGCATCCTCCACTCCGTCCACGAGGCCATCGACGGGGGCGGCACGCGGTGGAAGAGCGAGTACCGCTTCCGCCACCAGAACGGCGATTACGTCCACGTCACCGACCATGGCCTCATCGAGCGCGACGCGCGGGGCAAGGCCGTGCGGATGGTGGGGGCGATGCAGGACATCACCGCGCGGAAGATGGCGAGCGCGGCCATCCAGGAGAGCGAGGAGCGGCTGCGGGTGGCGGCCTGGGCGGCGGAGCTGGGCACCTGGGACTTGCAGCCAGTCACGGGCGTGCTGCGCTGGGACGAGCGCGCCAAGAGGCTCTTCGGTCTACCTCCCGAGACCCATATGACGTACGAGCTGTTCCTCTCGCGGCTCCACCCGGAGGATCGCGAGCGCACGAAAGCCCTGGTGCAGCGGGCGCTCGCGGGAGAGAACGGGGGCGAGTACCGCACCGAGTACCGGACGCTGACACGGGGCCCCACGGGGGAGCATCGATGGATCCGCTCGGCGGGCCGAGCCATCTTCGAGGGCAAACAGGCGGTGCGCTTCATCGGCGTGCTCCAGGACGTCTCCGACCGCAAGCGCCAGGAACAGCAGGCGCGCACGCGGGCGGAGTTCGAGGAGCAGCTCATCGGCATCGTCTCCCACGATCTGCGCAATCCCCTCAACGCGATCGCCCTGTCCGTGGCGGCGCTCCTGCGGCACGATGACCTGAGCGAGCGGCAAGCCAAGGGCATCGCGCGCATCCAGGCCGCGGCGGAGCGCGCCACCCGGATGATCCGCGACCTGCTCGACTTCACCCGGGCCCGGCTCGGTGGGGGCATCCCCCTGCAGCGCGGCTCCTGTGACTTCCACGCGCTCACCCAGCAGGTGGTGGAGGAGGTGAGGCTCGCCCACCCCGAGCGGGACGTGCACCACGAGGGAAGCGGCCTGGGCAAGGGCGAGTGGGATGGGGACCGGCTGGCCCAGGTCATCACCAACCTGGTGAACAACGCCCTGGCCTACAGCCCTCCGGGCACGCCCGTGCGCGTGGAGACGCGCGGCGAGGATGGCGCCGTCCTGCTCCGCGTGCACAACATGGGCGATCCCATCCCCCCCGAGTTGCTGCCGCGCCTCTTCGAGCCCCTGACCCGGGGCAAGGAGAAGGCGGGCACGGCCAGCCGCAGCATCGGCCTGGGCCTCTACATCGTGCATCACATCGTGAATGCGCACGGCGGGCGCGTGGAGGTGCACTCCAGCGTGGAGGAGGGCACGACCTTCACCGTGCGGCTTCCCCGCGGCTGA
- a CDS encoding DMT family transporter encodes MSTPLVTPGPRASLERLQVDGVLLLMNALWGVTFVMVKDALGHGDPFSFLGLRFCIGALTLSVIARRKMLERATLLRGGALGVLLFLCFALQTLGLVSTTPSRSAFITGTYVVLVPVLGWALFRRMPRASSWAGVAIATVGLYALTGANLREGLSPGDVLTLGGAAAYAFHILFTDRIAAKTDVVALVAVQLWVVALLSVLCLPFTGARVHWTPSFVGAALFCGVAASALALTLQVWAQARTTAVRVALFCCTEPVFAALSSVGIGHERLGPREWVGGGLIVLGVLVAEVSGVLWARFFPGRASAPTGG; translated from the coding sequence GTGAGCACGCCCCTCGTCACCCCTGGCCCCCGGGCCTCCCTCGAGCGCCTCCAGGTGGATGGTGTGCTGCTCCTCATGAATGCCCTGTGGGGCGTCACCTTCGTGATGGTCAAGGACGCGCTCGGCCATGGGGATCCGTTCTCCTTCCTCGGGCTGCGCTTCTGCATCGGCGCGCTGACGCTCTCGGTCATCGCCCGGCGCAAGATGCTCGAGCGGGCCACGCTGCTGCGAGGCGGCGCACTGGGCGTGCTCCTCTTCCTGTGTTTCGCCCTACAGACGCTGGGCCTGGTGTCCACCACGCCGTCGCGCTCGGCCTTCATTACCGGGACGTACGTGGTGCTGGTGCCGGTGCTGGGCTGGGCGCTCTTCCGCCGGATGCCGCGCGCCTCCTCGTGGGCGGGCGTGGCGATAGCCACGGTGGGGCTCTACGCGCTCACCGGCGCGAACCTGCGCGAGGGACTCTCCCCGGGGGATGTCCTGACGCTGGGGGGCGCGGCGGCCTACGCCTTCCACATCCTCTTCACCGACCGCATCGCCGCGAAGACGGACGTGGTGGCACTCGTGGCGGTGCAGCTCTGGGTGGTGGCGCTGCTGTCCGTGCTCTGCCTGCCCTTCACCGGCGCGCGGGTGCACTGGACGCCGTCCTTCGTGGGCGCGGCGCTGTTCTGCGGCGTCGCCGCCAGTGCCCTGGCGCTCACCCTGCAGGTGTGGGCGCAGGCCCGCACGACGGCGGTGCGCGTGGCGCTCTTCTGTTGCACGGAGCCCGTCTTCGCGGCGCTGTCCTCGGTGGGGATCGGCCACGAGCGGCTCGGTCCGCGCGAGTGGGTGGGCGGCGGCCTCATCGTGCTGGGCGTCCTGGTGGCCGAGGTGAGTGGGGTGCTCTGGGCGCGCTTCTTCCCCGGGAGGGCCTCGGCGCCCACCGGGGGGTGA
- a CDS encoding cytochrome c oxidase assembly factor Coa1 family protein, translated as MSTTSEGPITPQKSWFGRNWAWFIPMGCLGLLLSCGCLGALIAGLTFKSLRDNNVVTEALARTRQSPEAREVLGEPIEADWKVQGSFSTTNGQGSAQLAIPVRGPKAEGTLHVEAYKRDSDTWTFTTLELDVPDHPELNLLGDAPSAPPGTIPARPDLPDVEPLPDEEEMQEEPPASDDKDVEL; from the coding sequence ATGAGCACGACGTCCGAGGGCCCCATCACCCCCCAGAAGAGTTGGTTCGGCCGCAACTGGGCCTGGTTCATCCCCATGGGGTGCCTGGGCCTGCTGTTGTCCTGCGGCTGCCTGGGTGCCCTCATCGCGGGCCTCACCTTCAAGAGCCTCCGCGACAACAACGTCGTCACCGAGGCGCTCGCCCGGACGAGGCAGTCGCCCGAGGCCCGCGAGGTGCTCGGCGAGCCCATCGAGGCGGACTGGAAGGTCCAGGGCTCGTTCTCCACCACCAACGGCCAGGGCTCGGCCCAACTGGCCATTCCCGTCCGCGGCCCCAAGGCCGAGGGCACCCTCCACGTGGAGGCCTACAAGCGCGACTCGGACACGTGGACCTTCACCACGCTCGAGCTCGACGTGCCCGACCACCCGGAGCTCAACCTGCTGGGCGACGCGCCCTCCGCCCCTCCGGGCACCATCCCCGCCCGCCCGGACCTGCCCGACGTGGAGCCCCTGCCCGACGAGGAAGAGATGCAGGAGGAGCCCCCCGCTTCCGACGACAAGGACGTCGAGCTGTAG
- a CDS encoding electron transfer flavoprotein subunit alpha/FixB family protein, with the protein MSIVLIVAEQQPDGHLRKATLNAVGAGKQLADKAGAELHLVLLSKDPSKVTEELKGLGAKVVHTAAAPEFEHYLAETYAPAIAELAKSLNASFVGAASTAQGKDLLPRVAARLQAAMATDVLGFGGSGADIVFNRPMWAGNVFAEVKLTTPVKVFTLRATEFPAAAGGQGAAEVKTFSPKVEGGKTKFVDFKEVKSARPELTEARVVVSGGRGTKGDFKEIEALADELNAAVGASRAVCDAGWVPNDLQIGQTGKVVAPQLYIAAGISGAIQHLAGMKSSKTIVAINKDPEAPIFQVADYGLVDDLFKILPALREAVHKAK; encoded by the coding sequence ATGTCGATCGTTCTCATCGTCGCGGAGCAGCAGCCGGACGGCCACCTGCGCAAGGCCACCCTCAACGCCGTGGGCGCGGGCAAGCAGCTCGCGGACAAGGCGGGCGCCGAGCTGCACCTGGTGCTGCTCTCCAAGGATCCCTCCAAGGTCACCGAGGAGCTCAAGGGCCTGGGCGCCAAGGTGGTGCACACCGCCGCGGCCCCCGAGTTCGAGCACTACCTGGCCGAGACGTACGCCCCGGCCATCGCCGAGCTGGCCAAGAGCCTCAACGCCTCCTTCGTGGGCGCGGCCTCCACCGCCCAGGGCAAGGATCTGCTGCCGCGCGTGGCTGCCCGGCTGCAGGCCGCCATGGCCACGGACGTGCTGGGCTTCGGGGGCTCGGGCGCGGACATCGTCTTCAACCGCCCCATGTGGGCCGGTAACGTCTTCGCCGAGGTGAAGCTGACCACGCCGGTGAAGGTGTTCACCCTGCGCGCCACCGAGTTCCCGGCCGCCGCCGGGGGCCAGGGCGCCGCCGAGGTCAAGACGTTCTCCCCCAAGGTGGAGGGCGGCAAGACGAAGTTCGTGGACTTCAAGGAGGTCAAGAGCGCGCGGCCCGAGCTGACCGAGGCGCGCGTGGTAGTCTCCGGTGGCCGTGGCACCAAGGGCGACTTCAAGGAGATCGAGGCGCTGGCCGACGAGCTCAACGCCGCGGTGGGCGCGTCCCGCGCGGTGTGTGACGCCGGCTGGGTGCCCAACGATCTCCAGATCGGCCAGACGGGCAAGGTGGTCGCGCCCCAGCTCTACATCGCCGCGGGCATCAGCGGCGCCATCCAGCACCTGGCGGGCATGAAGAGCTCCAAGACGATCGTCGCCATCAACAAGGACCCCGAGGCCCCCATCTTCCAGGTGGCGGACTACGGCCTGGTGGATGATCTCTTCAAGATCCTGCCCGCGCTGCGCGAGGCCGTGCACAAGGCCAAGTAG
- a CDS encoding electron transfer flavoprotein subunit beta/FixA family protein encodes MKILVTAKRVEDPESKIKVKPDGSDIVKEGLKYKINPFDEIGVEEALRLVAKHGGEVVVVSIGGKEVQEQLRHALAMGATRAVWVNHTGALDQMGVAGLLQKVTEKEKPDLVVLGKQSIDDDQNQVGQYLAEYLGWGQATFASKVESLESEQEKSKSPALVLGADGKSVRVVREVDNGLATIECTLPAVVTTDLRLNMPRYASLPGIMKAKSKPIEELTPQKLGVDVTPKVQVLKMAAPPARKAGIRVPDVATLVDKLRNEAKAL; translated from the coding sequence GTGAAGATCCTCGTCACCGCCAAGCGCGTGGAAGACCCCGAGTCCAAGATCAAGGTGAAGCCGGACGGTTCGGACATCGTGAAGGAGGGGCTCAAGTACAAGATCAATCCCTTCGATGAGATCGGGGTGGAGGAGGCCCTGCGCCTCGTGGCCAAGCATGGCGGCGAGGTGGTGGTGGTCTCCATCGGCGGCAAGGAAGTGCAGGAGCAGCTGCGGCACGCGCTCGCCATGGGCGCCACGCGCGCGGTGTGGGTGAACCACACGGGCGCGTTGGATCAGATGGGCGTGGCGGGGCTGCTGCAGAAGGTGACGGAGAAGGAGAAGCCGGACCTGGTCGTCCTGGGCAAGCAGTCCATCGACGATGACCAGAACCAGGTGGGCCAGTACCTGGCCGAGTACCTCGGCTGGGGCCAGGCCACGTTCGCCTCCAAGGTCGAGTCGCTGGAGAGCGAGCAGGAGAAGAGCAAGTCGCCGGCGCTGGTGCTGGGCGCGGATGGCAAGTCGGTGCGCGTGGTGCGCGAGGTGGACAACGGACTGGCCACCATCGAGTGCACGCTGCCCGCGGTGGTCACCACGGACCTGCGCCTGAACATGCCGCGCTACGCGAGCCTGCCGGGCATCATGAAGGCCAAGAGCAAGCCCATCGAGGAGCTGACCCCGCAGAAGCTCGGCGTGGACGTCACCCCCAAGGTGCAGGTGCTCAAGATGGCCGCTCCCCCCGCGCGCAAGGCCGGCATCAGGGTGCCGGACGTGGCGACGCTGGTGGACAAGCTGCGCAACGAGGCCAAGGCCCTGTAG
- a CDS encoding acyl-CoA dehydrogenase family protein, with the protein MDFQLSESQRALQEMARKFAREVIRPKAAHHDETSEFPRDIIASAWENGLLNMNIPESCGGLGLAHLDQLLAYEELAWGCSGMATSITANDLANLPIVVGATEEQKKRLLTPFTEKFKLAAFCLTEPEAGSDVANMSTTAVRDGDHYVLNGSKCFITNGGHADQYTVFATVDKARKHKGITCFVVEGRPKGLTPGKHENKMGQRASDTVTLTFEDVRVPVANRIGEEGEGFRIAMETLDNSRPITAIMSVGIARAALEYSLEYSSQRRTFGKPIREHQAIQFMLADMAMNTHAARLLCHESAWLLDQGQKNTLLSSYAKCFAADMAMKVATDAVQVYGGYGYIKEYPVEKLMRDAKLIQIYEGTSQVQRLVIAKELFK; encoded by the coding sequence ATGGACTTCCAGCTCTCCGAATCCCAGCGCGCCCTGCAGGAGATGGCGCGCAAGTTCGCCCGCGAGGTCATCCGCCCCAAGGCGGCCCACCACGACGAGACGAGCGAGTTCCCCCGCGACATCATCGCCTCCGCCTGGGAGAATGGCCTGCTCAACATGAACATCCCCGAGTCGTGCGGCGGCCTGGGGCTGGCGCACCTCGACCAGCTCCTCGCCTACGAGGAGCTGGCCTGGGGCTGCTCGGGCATGGCCACCTCCATCACCGCCAACGATCTGGCCAACCTGCCCATCGTCGTGGGCGCCACCGAGGAGCAGAAGAAGCGCCTGCTCACCCCCTTCACGGAGAAGTTCAAGCTCGCCGCCTTCTGTCTCACCGAGCCGGAGGCGGGCTCGGACGTGGCCAACATGAGCACCACCGCCGTGCGTGACGGCGACCACTACGTGCTCAACGGCTCCAAGTGTTTCATCACCAACGGCGGCCACGCGGACCAGTACACGGTGTTCGCCACGGTCGATAAGGCCAGGAAGCACAAGGGCATCACCTGCTTCGTGGTGGAGGGCCGTCCCAAGGGCCTGACCCCCGGCAAGCACGAGAACAAGATGGGCCAGCGCGCCAGCGACACCGTCACCCTCACCTTCGAGGACGTGCGCGTGCCGGTGGCCAACCGCATCGGCGAGGAGGGCGAGGGCTTCCGCATCGCCATGGAGACGCTCGACAACAGCCGTCCCATCACCGCCATCATGTCCGTGGGCATCGCCCGCGCCGCCCTCGAGTACTCCCTGGAGTACTCCAGCCAACGCCGCACCTTCGGCAAGCCCATCCGCGAGCACCAGGCCATCCAGTTCATGCTCGCCGACATGGCCATGAACACCCACGCCGCGCGTCTGCTCTGCCACGAGAGCGCCTGGCTGCTCGACCAGGGCCAGAAGAACACCCTCCTGTCCTCCTACGCCAAGTGCTTCGCCGCCGACATGGCCATGAAGGTCGCCACCGACGCCGTCCAGGTCTACGGCGGTTACGGCTACATCAAGGAATACCCGGTCGAGAAGCTCATGCGCGACGCCAAGCTCATTCAAATCTACGAGGGCACCAGCCAGGTGCAGCGGCTCGTCATCGCCAAGGAGCTGTTCAAATAG